The Ischnura elegans chromosome 1, ioIscEleg1.1, whole genome shotgun sequence genome contains a region encoding:
- the LOC124158627 gene encoding putative methyltransferase C9orf114, with product MNDEKEIKSARERKLAKKKWKEEKLMKSLSKSLNESNDVETGPALKKIKSEGSSDVGPDSYKRRSTLSIAVPGSILDNAQSPELRTYLAGQIARAACIFQVDEVVVYDDLGEEESSHSDNEPQNEARPCCLQLARILQYLECPQYLRKHLFPLHKDLQFAGILNPLDAPHHFRQKDKTIYREGIVARRPVKPGRGSMVNVGLEKDVQINQVLQPGTRVTVKLNCDEYEDETSTGHSHKLRGEVVPPWQPRAHLDQYWGYHVRIANSMSAALSDCPFQGMYDLIIGTSDKGSKDIPAQLPSSDHILILFGGLQGLEMAVENNGGQLYKSVANDMTNLCDYYLNTCPKQGSRTIRTEEAILISLSVLTPKVVFKSGSFTLGASSES from the exons ATGAATGACGAAAAGGAAATTAAGTCTGCAAGGGAAAGGAAGCTTGCAAAAAAGaaatggaaggaggaaaaattaatgaagtcTCTCAGCAAATCATTAAATGAATCGAATGACGTAGAAACCGGtcctgcattgaaaaaaataaaaagtgaggGAAGTTCGGACGTAGGCCCTGATAGTTATAAACGGCGAAGTACATTGAGTATTGCAGTGCCCGGCTCGATTTTAGACAACGCACAATCCCCTGAATTGAGGACGTATTTGGCTGGCCAAATTGCTAGAGCGGCATGCATCTTTCAAGTTgatgag GTCGTTGTATATGATGACTTGGGAGAAGAAGAGAGTTCTCATAGCGACAACGAGCCCCAGAATGAAGCCAGACCGTGCTGCCTGCAGCTAGCTCGGATACTGCAATATCTAGAGTGCCCTCAGTACCTTAGGAAGCATCTCTTCCCATTGCACAAGGACCTTCAATTTGCTGGAATTTTAAATCCACTTGATGCCCCTCACCACTTTCGGCAAAAAGATAAAACTATCTACAG GGAAGGAATCGTGGCCAGGAGGCCAGTAAAGCCAGGCCGGGGCTCGATGGTaaatgtgggtttggagaaggaTGTCCAAATAAACCAGGTATTGCAGCCAGGTACAAGAGTGACGGTGAAGTTGAACTGCGATGAATATGAAGACGAAACCTCAACTGGGCACAGTCACAAACTTAGAGGGGAGGTGGTACCTCCCTGGCAACCAAGAGCACATTTAGACCAATATTGGGGATACCATGTTCGAATAGCTAATTCAATGAGTGCAGCACTTTCAGACTGCCCATTTCAGGGAATGTATGATTTGATTATTGGAACATCAGATAAGGGTTCTAAAGATATACCAGCACAACTTCCTTCTTCAGATCATATACTAATCTTATTTGGAGGACTCCAGGGCTTGGAAATGGCTGTTGAAAACAATGGTGGTCAGCTGTATAAAAGTGTTGCTAATGATATGACTAATTTGTGTGATTATTATCTCAATACATGCCCAAAACAAGGTTCAAGGACAATCAGAACTGAAGAAGCAATTCTAATAAGTTTGTCAGTGCTTACACCCAAAGTTGTTTTCAAAAGTGGTAGTTTTACATTGGGTGCCTCCTCtgaatcttaa